In Lacinutrix sp. Bg11-31, the DNA window AAATATACAAGCAATCGAAAATTTAAAAGAACATGCACCAAAAAAAGATACTTCTCTTTTTCCTAAACTGATGATTTAAAGAGACTCAGTAAAAATAGTTACGGAATATGAATTATTTGAATCAAGAATCATAAAAGCTTCAATAGTATCTTAGTATATTCAAAAACAGAAAAAATTACTTCAGTTGATTATTAATAGCTTATGACAAAAACAGCACATACATTTTCGATTGGCATGAAAAATCCATATCCTGCATACAAAAGGATGCAGGAGCAAGAATCTGTATATCAATTACCATCAGGTCAATGGATTATTTTTGATTATAAAAATGCGCATGAATTGTTACAAAGTCCAAAATGTTTGCATTGGGGACAAGATAAACGGATTTTTGGAAACCTTCCTCCAATAGAAAAAGCAATCGCAACAACGTTGTATACACTATCTCCAGAAGGTGATCGGCCTTATAGAAAGCAAATTTTACATCAACTAGCAGGAAGAAGTTTAAAAATTGATGAAAAATCAATGCAAGCGTTGGCAGATGATTTACTGATGAATTTAAAAGGGAAAAGCAATATTGATATTATCAGTGATTTTGCACATCCTTTTACGTTTGGAACGATCTGTAGAATCATCGGAATTCCAGAAAATCAACGAGCAACATTTAGCAATCTAGTTGCAAAAATGGACAACGGTTATTTATCTTGTATTGATATCGAAACGGGAAAACAAACAAAAGAAGGCGCCGCTTTTATTCAACAATTAAAAGAACTCATCAAACTAAAGAAAAACGAATTGGGCAATGATCTTTGTTCAGTTTTGTTAGAAAATAGTCATCAAGAACCCGATCAGGAAGCTTTTTTGATCTCCATGCTGATTTTACTGTTTTATGCAGGTCACCAAAATATGATGAACTTTTTTGGGAATTCACTTTTAACACTGCATGATCATCCAAAAACGCAGCAAGAACTTAGAGAACATCCGAAGTTACTAAACAAAGGAGTTGATGAACTTATTCGGTATGATAGTCCGCTTCAATATATTATGCTAATTGCGAAAGAAAATATTAAGATTGATGATAAACATATCTCAGCAGGAAGTCAATTGTTAGTATCAGTAGGCGCAGCAAATAGAGATGCTTCCGTTTTTGAAAACCCTGAGCAACTCATATTAGACAGGGAATATAAACATTTAGGCTATGGAGTAGGAGCTTTTCGTTGTATTGGAGCTAGATTGGCACAATTACAAGCGTCTACAGGATTAAATAGTTGGTTAAAACATGTAGCAGCATACAATCCTAAGTTAGATGAAATTTCTTGGAGAATGCATCCTTTTGTACAAAGAGGTCCGGCTTCTATACCTGTAAAAATTGATTGGAATGACAACAGCTAAAAATTATTTTATTAATAACTATGATGATATGATTCTTTCTCCAGTGATGAGAGAATTGTACAATGATAGTGCTTTTTATAATGTAGGCTATTGGGAACATTCAAATATGTTACTCAAAGAAGCATGTCAGGCTTTAATGGAAAAACATTTAGATTTGATCAATCTTACAACAGCGCCAATAACGATCTTAGATGTCGGTTGTGGTTTGGGAGCAACTACAAACGCCATTCAAAGAAAGTTTCCCAATGCAAAAGTTACGGGAATAAATATTTCTTCTAGACAAATTTCCTATGCGCAACAACAGTATCCTAATTGCTATTTTAAAGTGATGGATGCTGCACAACTTTCTTTTCCTGAAAATCATTTTGATTTGATTATTTCTGTAGAAGCAGTATTTCATTTTCATACGAGAGAAACTTTTTTAGCAGAAGCATATAAAGTCTTAAAAAAAGGAGGAGAATTTATTTTCTCAGACGTACTCTTGTATGATTCCCATTGGGTAGGCAATTGGTCGGTTCCTAAAGAAAATATGTTGACTTCTTTAGAATCGTATCAAAACCTAATTTTAAGAACTTCCTTTCAATTGGATTTATTACAAAACATTACCAAAGAATCTTGGATGGGTTTTTGTAAACACATTCGAGACAAAAGGCAGATGAAAGATTTGGCAGAAGGGTTAGAACAATCTATAATTGCATATTTATTGTTAAGATTAAAAAAACCTAACTAACTGTATCACAATGTTCTGCGTGGCGCCTGTGCAGAGCTCGACTCGGTATTAATTTGCTTTGGTAAAAGCGAGATTATTACTTCAACTTTTTTTGTTTTTTTTCTTCTCAAATCTTTATTTAAAAATTTAATGGAATACGCTTTTTACGAAACGACGATAGGAGAGAACCAAAAGAGCTGATGTACATTCCCAATTAGAAAGACTTATTGCTGAACAATTTCCTAGTTAGTAATTGTCATTATATTTTTTTTAGATAAAATTAAAAAAATGAATTCTATAAATAAAAGTATATTAGAATTTATGAAGTCAGAGCCTATAAAAGCTCAAATTAAATTTTATGAAAGAGAAAATGGGAGAGAAGGAGTAGATTTTTTAATCGGAGAAAACCAATTATATCTGCAATCCATAGATTTAGACACTTCAACAAAGAAGTATAAAAATAAAAAAACAAGATTTAGGAGAATTAAAAGACAACTTGTTTGTTGTTTTAGTTTTAATAATAGATCAAGAACCGAAGGTTTTTTATCTAATTCCATCAAAAGATTTATTGCAAGTAAATAGCAATATTTTCATAGAAAATAATGTTAGATTAATGCCCAGTTTATTAAATTAGGAAATTAATGTTTCTTCAAACACAATTCCAGAATTAGCAAAATATGCTTTAGAAAATATGACTAATAAACTTAAAGTTTAATTTATTATGTTAAATAGCGTAACAGGTTTTTACCCAGATGAAGCGTTGGCAAAAGGCCTAATATAAATTTGGTAAAACAATAGGTTAATGAGCGTGAGATATTTTAGAGAGTTAGCACAAAATACTATTGATAATCAAAAGATTAAAATATTTTAAAAGTTACTTTAATCATTATAATTTATTCTAAAATATAGCTATTGAGCCGTAATTGTTTCCAAATTTGTATGTGAGCCTTGATTTTTTTGTTTCTTTTTTTTATCAAGAAAAAAAGATAATAATTAACTATTAAAGCTAACAATTTCTAATTCCAG includes these proteins:
- a CDS encoding cytochrome P450; translated protein: MTKTAHTFSIGMKNPYPAYKRMQEQESVYQLPSGQWIIFDYKNAHELLQSPKCLHWGQDKRIFGNLPPIEKAIATTLYTLSPEGDRPYRKQILHQLAGRSLKIDEKSMQALADDLLMNLKGKSNIDIISDFAHPFTFGTICRIIGIPENQRATFSNLVAKMDNGYLSCIDIETGKQTKEGAAFIQQLKELIKLKKNELGNDLCSVLLENSHQEPDQEAFLISMLILLFYAGHQNMMNFFGNSLLTLHDHPKTQQELREHPKLLNKGVDELIRYDSPLQYIMLIAKENIKIDDKHISAGSQLLVSVGAANRDASVFENPEQLILDREYKHLGYGVGAFRCIGARLAQLQASTGLNSWLKHVAAYNPKLDEISWRMHPFVQRGPASIPVKIDWNDNS
- a CDS encoding class I SAM-dependent methyltransferase, with product MTTAKNYFINNYDDMILSPVMRELYNDSAFYNVGYWEHSNMLLKEACQALMEKHLDLINLTTAPITILDVGCGLGATTNAIQRKFPNAKVTGINISSRQISYAQQQYPNCYFKVMDAAQLSFPENHFDLIISVEAVFHFHTRETFLAEAYKVLKKGGEFIFSDVLLYDSHWVGNWSVPKENMLTSLESYQNLILRTSFQLDLLQNITKESWMGFCKHIRDKRQMKDLAEGLEQSIIAYLLLRLKKPN